From the Bacillus tuaregi genome, one window contains:
- a CDS encoding vWA domain-containing protein translates to MKTGTLKQILLITDGCSNQGEDPIAMAALAKEQGITVNVIGVMDQDVIDDQGLKEIEGISMAGGGVSQVVYAHKLSQTVQMVTRKAMTQTLQGVVNKELQQILGRTHTLEDLPPEKRGEVMEVVDELGESVELEVLILVDTSASMKEKLPTVKEALLDLSLSLNARSGENRFSVFVFPGKKNEVDKLLDWTPRLESLTSVFSKLSMGGITPTGPAISEALQYFKKKRSLRSLLSGDDEFYEESV, encoded by the coding sequence ATGAAGACAGGCACGTTAAAGCAAATATTACTGATAACGGACGGTTGCTCAAATCAAGGTGAAGATCCTATTGCTATGGCGGCACTAGCGAAGGAACAGGGAATAACGGTTAATGTCATAGGCGTGATGGACCAGGATGTGATTGATGACCAGGGACTTAAGGAAATTGAAGGCATATCGATGGCTGGTGGCGGTGTTAGTCAAGTGGTCTATGCGCACAAGCTATCACAAACGGTTCAGATGGTGACAAGAAAGGCGATGACACAGACTCTGCAGGGTGTTGTAAATAAAGAGCTTCAGCAGATTCTCGGTCGTACACATACATTAGAGGACCTTCCACCGGAAAAAAGAGGAGAGGTCATGGAGGTAGTGGATGAGCTTGGGGAGTCAGTTGAGCTTGAGGTGCTGATTCTAGTTGATACAAGTGCAAGTATGAAGGAAAAGCTTCCGACAGTTAAAGAAGCCTTACTTGACCTATCACTAAGTTTAAATGCCCGCTCTGGTGAAAATCGCTTTTCAGTGTTTGTATTTCCCGGGAAAAAGAATGAAGTCGATAAGTTACTAGATTGGACACCAAGGCTCGAATCATTAACAAGTGTTTTTTCTAAATTATCGATGGGCGGAATTACGCCGACTGGACCTGCCATTAGTGAGGCGTTGCAATACTTTAAGAAAAAACGTTCACTAAGGAGTCTGCTTTCTGGTGATGATGAATTCTATGAAGAATCAGTGTAA
- the spoIIE gene encoding stage II sporulation protein E, producing the protein MEKVERNFMDPIRDVSLAKSKLKLANPFTNLQAKMETLFLKKGYILLLIGFLLGRSLILAKLTPFSVPFFAAVYLVRKDRAPLALIGLIGGAATLSIVDAVSTFALTLLFLISYKATKKWLKNEVKIIPFYVFSVLFAGSLTEGYIVSGKFSLYELMMAGVESSLGFILTLIFLQGLPLLSISKRRQSLKTEEIVCLIILLASVMTGTIGWTIYDISVDHVLARYLVLLFAFVAGATVGSTVGVVTGLIFSLASISSFSHMSLLAFSGLLGGLLKEGKKIGVSVGLLIATLLIGMYGDGNAALFKTLVESGVAIALLFLTPKTFTSKLAKYIPGTLEHSQEQQQYMRKMRDVTSQRVAQFSNVFQALSNSFSNQSEPAEWDENDRELDYFLSNVTEKTCQLCHRKEQCWTRNFNETYDYMKEIMLDMEQKEGEVSQKLYREFGVHCVKPKKVVEAMQQELTYYQANQKLKRQVKESRKLVADQLLGVSEIMGNFAKEIQRERENHHKQEELILEAMQDFGIEVEQVEIYSLEQGNVDIDMTIPDYQGHGECEKLIAPILSDILGETIIVNSEEYSPFGNDFCHVTFRSAKAYSVEIGVAHAAKDGGLISGDSYSTTELSCGKYAIAISDGMGNGERAHIESQETLQLLQKILQSGIEERVAIKSVNSVLSLRTTDEIFSTLDLAMVDLQNASAKFLKIGSTPSFIKRGNKVLKIQASNLPMGIIDDFEVDVVSEQLKAGDLLIMMSDGVFEGPKHVENYDLWMKRKIKELKTEEPQGIADVIMEEVIRSRSGFIEDDMTVVVAKIKHNTPKWASIPLPQFNQKAN; encoded by the coding sequence GTGGAAAAGGTAGAGCGGAATTTCATGGATCCTATCAGGGATGTTAGCCTTGCGAAATCGAAATTAAAGTTGGCCAATCCCTTTACTAATCTTCAAGCAAAGATGGAAACCCTTTTTCTAAAAAAAGGCTATATCCTCTTATTGATAGGTTTTTTACTTGGACGTTCACTAATCTTAGCTAAATTAACACCATTTAGTGTTCCTTTCTTTGCTGCTGTATATCTTGTAAGGAAGGATCGGGCACCATTAGCCTTAATTGGGCTTATTGGGGGTGCGGCTACCCTTTCCATCGTTGATGCTGTTTCTACATTTGCATTGACATTGCTATTCTTGATTTCCTACAAGGCTACGAAAAAATGGCTGAAAAATGAGGTCAAGATCATTCCGTTTTATGTATTTTCTGTGTTGTTCGCCGGCAGTCTTACTGAAGGGTATATCGTTTCGGGTAAATTTAGCCTATATGAACTTATGATGGCCGGAGTGGAATCAAGTTTAGGTTTTATTTTAACGCTTATCTTCTTGCAGGGGCTTCCGTTATTATCTATATCAAAACGTAGACAATCGTTAAAAACAGAAGAAATTGTCTGTTTAATTATATTATTGGCATCTGTTATGACTGGAACCATTGGCTGGACAATCTATGATATTTCTGTTGACCACGTATTGGCAAGGTATCTTGTGTTGTTATTTGCCTTTGTGGCTGGTGCAACAGTTGGTTCGACCGTTGGAGTGGTAACAGGTCTTATCTTTAGTTTAGCAAGCATCTCCAGCTTTTCCCACATGAGTTTATTAGCTTTTTCAGGCCTGCTGGGAGGTCTCCTTAAGGAGGGGAAAAAGATTGGGGTCTCCGTGGGCCTGTTAATTGCGACCCTATTAATCGGTATGTACGGAGATGGCAATGCAGCCTTATTTAAGACACTTGTAGAATCAGGGGTTGCCATAGCGCTATTATTCCTTACCCCAAAAACATTCACATCTAAACTAGCAAAATATATTCCGGGTACATTGGAGCATTCACAGGAGCAACAGCAATACATGAGAAAAATGAGAGATGTGACCTCGCAAAGAGTCGCTCAGTTTTCTAATGTGTTTCAGGCCCTTTCTAATAGCTTCTCAAATCAGAGTGAGCCTGCGGAATGGGATGAAAATGACCGAGAGCTTGATTATTTTTTAAGCAATGTAACGGAAAAGACTTGTCAGCTCTGTCATCGTAAGGAACAGTGCTGGACAAGGAACTTTAATGAAACATATGATTATATGAAGGAAATTATGCTAGATATGGAGCAAAAAGAAGGAGAGGTTTCGCAAAAATTATACCGCGAGTTTGGTGTCCACTGTGTGAAGCCAAAAAAAGTTGTGGAGGCGATGCAGCAGGAATTAACCTATTATCAGGCAAATCAAAAGCTGAAAAGGCAAGTTAAGGAATCAAGAAAGCTGGTGGCCGACCAATTACTTGGTGTGTCGGAAATAATGGGTAATTTTGCGAAGGAGATTCAGCGGGAGAGGGAAAATCATCATAAACAGGAGGAACTTATTCTCGAAGCGATGCAGGACTTTGGCATTGAGGTTGAGCAGGTGGAGATCTACAGTCTTGAACAAGGAAATGTAGATATAGATATGACGATACCAGATTATCAGGGACATGGGGAATGTGAGAAGCTAATTGCTCCGATCCTTTCAGATATATTAGGTGAAACGATTATTGTAAACTCAGAGGAATATTCCCCCTTCGGTAATGATTTCTGTCATGTAACCTTCCGCTCCGCTAAGGCTTATTCGGTGGAAATCGGTGTAGCGCATGCCGCAAAGGATGGCGGTCTTATTTCAGGTGACAGCTATTCTACTACTGAGCTTAGCTGTGGGAAATATGCGATTGCTATCAGTGACGGTATGGGTAATGGAGAAAGAGCCCATATAGAAAGTCAGGAAACCCTTCAGCTGCTGCAGAAAATCCTCCAGTCTGGGATTGAAGAAAGAGTTGCCATCAAATCCGTAAACTCGGTATTGTCACTTCGAACAACGGATGAAATCTTCTCTACACTGGATTTAGCAATGGTAGATTTACAGAATGCCTCTGCAAAGTTCTTAAAAATCGGCTCTACGCCGAGCTTTATTAAAAGAGGCAATAAGGTTCTAAAAATACAGGCAAGCAATTTGCCGATGGGCATTATAGATGACTTTGAGGTGGATGTCGTCAGTGAGCAGCTAAAAGCAGGTGACCTTTTAATTATGATGAGTGATGGAGTATTTGAAGGTCCAAAGCATGTAGAAAACTATGATTTGTGGATGAAACGGAAAATAAAGGAATTAAAAACAGAAGAGCCGCAAGGGATTGCAGACGTCATTATGGAGGAGGTTATCAGGTCGAGATCAGGCTTTATCGAGGATGATATGACGGTAGTTGTAGCAAAGATCAAACACAATACGCCGAAATGGGCTTCTATTCCTTTACCCCAGTTTAATCAGAAGGCAAATTAA
- a CDS encoding S1 domain-containing RNA-binding protein, with the protein MSIEVGSKLQGKVTGITNFGAFVELPEGSTGLVHISEVADNYVKDINDHLKVGDVVEVKVINVEKDGKIGLSIKKAVDKPERPARPERPVRNDRGDSRGGHSGRPRHGQGRSNDSHRAPKENFEMKMARFLKDSEDRLSSLKRHTESKRGGRGARRG; encoded by the coding sequence ATGTCAATCGAAGTAGGCAGCAAGTTACAGGGAAAGGTAACAGGAATTACTAATTTTGGAGCGTTTGTGGAGCTGCCGGAAGGCTCAACCGGGCTTGTTCACATTAGTGAGGTTGCAGATAACTATGTCAAGGATATTAATGACCATTTGAAAGTCGGCGATGTAGTCGAAGTCAAGGTTATTAATGTGGAAAAGGATGGAAAGATTGGTCTTTCAATTAAAAAAGCAGTAGATAAACCAGAAAGACCTGCGAGACCGGAAAGACCGGTGAGAAACGATAGAGGCGATTCAAGAGGAGGACACTCTGGACGTCCACGTCATGGTCAAGGCAGATCGAACGACAGCCATCGGGCTCCTAAAGAAAACTTTGAAATGAAAATGGCAAGGTTCTTAAAGGATAGTGAAGATCGGTTATCTTCTCTAAAGCGTCACACTGAATCCAAGCGTGGGGGAAGAGGCGCCAGAAGAGGGTAA
- a CDS encoding FtsB family cell division protein, which produces MGAVKERNIAKLQTNYALQQEESQISVARRKKVLYRRLTLFFGLAIIISYLMISTLISQNSVLAEKAEEKEQLEKQLSTYQHEEELLKEEITKLQDDEYIAKLARSEYFLSEDNEIIFTLPETKKQEVEKSSD; this is translated from the coding sequence GTGGGTGCCGTTAAGGAACGGAATATTGCTAAACTTCAAACAAACTATGCATTGCAGCAAGAGGAGAGTCAAATCAGTGTAGCAAGACGGAAAAAGGTCCTATACAGAAGGTTGACTTTATTTTTTGGGCTTGCTATTATCATATCCTATTTGATGATCTCGACACTCATTTCTCAAAACTCGGTGCTGGCAGAAAAGGCGGAGGAGAAAGAACAGCTGGAGAAACAGCTTTCCACCTATCAACATGAAGAAGAGCTACTAAAAGAAGAGATAACGAAATTACAGGATGATGAATACATCGCCAAATTGGCTAGAAGTGAATACTTCCTTTCTGAGGACAATGAAATTATCTTCACACTGCCGGAAACGAAAAAGCAGGAAGTGGAAAAATCATCCGATTGA
- the yabQ gene encoding spore cortex biosynthesis protein YabQ, translating into MTLTTQFMTMLAMIGMGTYFGAALDTYNRFLQRRKRKSWLIFINDILFWIFQGLFIFYVLFHVNQGELRFYIFLALLCGFAAYQSLCKKLYLKCLEWLISFVISVCHFIVKLFRIFIYNPILTLISMLITTIIMIGKGLLALLKTIWKCTVVLISILIKPIKWILLLFWKLFPKPLKNSVEKLYNELAGKFRTIKNTIIKVFAKWKKGNK; encoded by the coding sequence ATGACATTAACGACTCAGTTCATGACTATGCTGGCTATGATCGGCATGGGGACTTATTTTGGAGCCGCTCTGGATACCTATAATCGCTTTCTACAGAGAAGAAAAAGAAAGAGCTGGCTTATCTTTATCAATGATATTTTATTTTGGATCTTTCAAGGTTTATTCATTTTTTATGTATTATTTCATGTAAACCAGGGAGAATTACGATTCTATATTTTTCTAGCCCTTTTATGTGGCTTTGCTGCATATCAAAGCCTATGTAAAAAGCTTTACTTAAAGTGTTTGGAATGGCTCATTTCGTTCGTTATTTCTGTATGTCATTTCATTGTGAAGCTATTCCGCATTTTTATATACAACCCTATCCTGACGCTTATCAGCATGCTCATCACAACGATTATCATGATTGGCAAGGGTCTATTAGCTTTGCTTAAAACCATCTGGAAATGTACTGTAGTTCTGATAAGTATCTTAATCAAGCCAATAAAGTGGATTTTGTTACTTTTTTGGAAACTATTCCCCAAACCTCTTAAAAATTCCGTCGAGAAGTTATATAATGAATTGGCAGGAAAATTTAGAACAATAAAGAATACTATAATTAAAGTGTTCGCAAAATGGAAAAAGGGCAATAAGTAA
- the yabP gene encoding sporulation protein YabP, with protein MNQFYDNNTAKGTVQEHDVIMRGRRLLDITGVKQVESFDNEEFLLETVMGFLAIKGENLQMKNLDVDKGVVSIKGKVFDLVYIDEHHGDKAKGFFSKLFR; from the coding sequence ATGAATCAATTTTATGATAATAATACAGCTAAAGGAACTGTCCAGGAGCATGATGTGATTATGAGAGGCAGAAGATTGCTGGATATTACGGGCGTTAAACAGGTGGAAAGCTTTGATAACGAGGAATTTTTATTAGAAACGGTTATGGGATTTTTAGCTATTAAAGGGGAAAACCTACAAATGAAAAACCTCGATGTAGATAAAGGGGTTGTATCCATCAAGGGAAAGGTATTTGATCTGGTTTACATTGATGAACATCATGGAGATAAGGCTAAAGGCTTCTTTAGCAAGTTATTTCGATGA
- a CDS encoding RNA-binding S4 domain-containing protein, with the protein MRLDKFLKVSRLIKRRTLAKEVSDQGRITINGIQAKASTNVKVGDELTVRFGQRVVTVKIEKLQETTRKEEAASMYTTIKDERIPEEF; encoded by the coding sequence ATGCGTTTAGACAAATTTTTAAAGGTATCAAGACTAATAAAACGGCGGACCTTAGCTAAGGAGGTCTCTGATCAGGGACGTATTACGATTAACGGCATCCAAGCTAAAGCCAGCACAAATGTCAAAGTGGGTGATGAGCTTACGGTCCGTTTTGGACAAAGGGTTGTAACGGTCAAAATTGAAAAGCTACAGGAAACAACAAGGAAAGAAGAAGCAGCTAGTATGTACACGACGATTAAGGATGAAAGAATTCCTGAGGAATTTTAA
- the yabN gene encoding bifunctional methyltransferase/pyrophosphohydrolase YabN: MKKMYIVGLGAGDLDQLPLGVYKLLKSGKPVFLRTKEHPVVSELEKEGFQYQSFDSVYEKNEQFEAVYEEICETLLSMEGYEELIYGVPGHPLVAERTVQLLLSRGKQTGIAMEVIGGQSFLDDIFAALQLDPIEGFQLLDATDLKLEELQLRQHMLIGQVYDSFMASNVKLTFMERLPYDYNVYIVTAAGSKEESIRKVPLVELDRETELSNLTSVYIPPVTDEAMLYKDFSKLRGIIAELRGPNGCPWDLKQTHESLKKYLIEEAYEVIEAIQEKDIDHLIEELGDVLLQVLLHAQIGEDDGYFSIDDVIEGLAAKMVRRHPHVFGDKIAETAEDVVKNWQEIKQEEKGEQLQSILGEVGTSLPTLLRSFELQRKAAKVGFDWPDVSGAWEKLKEEIGEFEEEINQGRDEQAIKEFGDILFAFVNIARFYDINPDEALFMTNQKFIRRFQYIEKKVSESNRPFTDYQLEELDRFWEEAKKAGL, from the coding sequence ATGAAGAAAATGTATATTGTCGGTCTTGGTGCCGGTGATTTAGACCAGCTTCCATTAGGTGTCTATAAACTGCTTAAAAGTGGAAAGCCTGTTTTTTTAAGGACAAAGGAGCATCCTGTTGTCTCTGAATTAGAAAAAGAGGGATTCCAATATCAGTCCTTTGACAGTGTCTATGAAAAAAATGAACAGTTTGAAGCGGTTTATGAAGAGATTTGTGAAACCTTACTCTCGATGGAGGGCTATGAAGAACTGATATATGGTGTACCTGGTCATCCGCTTGTAGCGGAAAGAACCGTTCAGCTATTACTGAGCAGAGGTAAACAAACGGGTATTGCCATGGAGGTAATAGGCGGACAAAGCTTTCTTGATGATATTTTTGCGGCTCTGCAGCTTGATCCGATTGAAGGCTTTCAGCTATTGGATGCTACCGATTTAAAGCTGGAGGAGCTTCAGCTTCGGCAACATATGCTTATCGGTCAGGTCTATGATTCCTTTATGGCCTCCAATGTTAAGCTTACCTTTATGGAGAGACTTCCCTATGATTATAATGTTTACATAGTGACCGCAGCCGGAAGTAAAGAGGAAAGCATTCGGAAGGTTCCACTTGTCGAGCTAGATCGTGAAACAGAGCTAAGTAATTTGACCTCTGTCTATATTCCGCCTGTGACCGATGAAGCCATGTTATATAAAGATTTTAGTAAACTGCGAGGGATTATTGCTGAATTGAGGGGACCGAATGGCTGTCCTTGGGATTTAAAGCAAACCCATGAATCCTTGAAGAAGTATTTGATAGAAGAAGCTTATGAAGTAATTGAGGCGATTCAGGAAAAGGATATTGACCATTTAATTGAAGAGCTGGGAGATGTCCTATTGCAAGTCCTTTTACATGCCCAAATCGGCGAGGATGATGGATATTTTTCCATCGATGATGTCATTGAAGGACTGGCAGCTAAAATGGTCCGCCGTCATCCACATGTTTTTGGCGATAAAATAGCTGAGACAGCAGAGGATGTCGTGAAGAATTGGCAGGAAATTAAACAGGAGGAAAAGGGTGAACAGCTTCAATCCATCCTGGGCGAGGTAGGAACCTCCCTGCCGACGCTTCTTCGTTCCTTTGAGCTGCAGAGAAAGGCAGCAAAGGTGGGCTTTGATTGGCCGGATGTCAGCGGTGCATGGGAAAAGCTGAAGGAAGAAATCGGCGAATTTGAAGAGGAGATAAATCAAGGCCGTGATGAGCAGGCTATCAAGGAATTTGGAGATATTCTCTTTGCATTTGTGAATATTGCTCGCTTCTATGATATTAACCCTGATGAAGCGTTATTCATGACAAATCAGAAATTTATTCGCCGCTTTCAATATATAGAGAAAAAGGTGTCAGAGAGCAACAGGCCATTTACAGATTACCAGTTGGAGGAGCTTGATCGTTTCTGGGAAGAAGCGAAAAAAGCCGGACTATGA